The following proteins come from a genomic window of Candidatus Binataceae bacterium:
- a CDS encoding SDR family oxidoreductase has translation MADSHRDSYRIFGFTDEELATLELSWRPGLFEGQVALVSGAGTGLGKAIAYQFGRLGAKLVICGRRAEPLERTAAGMRALGIDCLVHPMTIRDPEQVAALFDAAWSRYGRLDVLVNNAGGQFPQPAIDFSVKGWLAVIDTNLNGTWYMMQAAARRWRATGSPGCIVNIVAVVERGMPGVAHTAAARAGVIYLSKTLAVEWAPLKIRINNVAPGVTATEGMNVYPEEARAEFRRANPMMKFGDAQDVADACCYLAGPSGKFITGEILAIDGGFQMWGEQWTAGRPDYFKLKG, from the coding sequence ATGGCCGATAGTCATCGAGATAGTTATCGGATTTTCGGATTCACCGACGAAGAGCTTGCGACGCTCGAGCTCAGCTGGCGGCCCGGCCTGTTCGAGGGCCAGGTGGCGCTGGTCTCCGGTGCAGGTACGGGGCTGGGCAAGGCGATCGCCTACCAGTTCGGCCGCCTCGGAGCGAAGCTGGTGATTTGCGGTCGCAGGGCCGAGCCGCTGGAGCGCACGGCTGCGGGGATGCGTGCGCTTGGAATCGATTGTCTCGTTCATCCGATGACGATCCGCGACCCGGAGCAGGTCGCGGCGCTGTTTGACGCCGCGTGGAGTCGCTACGGACGGCTCGACGTGTTGGTCAACAACGCCGGCGGCCAGTTTCCGCAACCGGCGATCGACTTCAGCGTCAAGGGGTGGCTCGCGGTCATCGACACCAACCTGAACGGCACCTGGTACATGATGCAGGCGGCGGCGCGGCGATGGCGCGCCACCGGGAGCCCCGGATGTATCGTCAATATTGTCGCCGTAGTGGAACGCGGTATGCCGGGAGTCGCGCATACGGCGGCCGCGCGCGCCGGGGTTATCTACCTGAGCAAGACGCTCGCCGTCGAATGGGCGCCGCTCAAGATTCGGATCAACAATGTGGCGCCCGGCGTAACGGCGACCGAAGGCATGAACGTCTATCCGGAGGAGGCGAGGGCGGAGTTCCGGCGCGCCAATCCGATGATGAAATTCGGCGACGCGCAGGACGTTGCGGACGCCTGCTGCTACCTCGCCGGGCCAAGCGGAAAATTCATCACCGGCGAAATCCTCGCAATCGACGGCGGCTTCCAGATGTGGGGGGAACAATGGACCGCCGGCCGCCCTGACTACTTCAAGCTCAAAGGATGA
- a CDS encoding response regulator, producing MADLSGIGANMLEFLRARSRRSGAPASSDAAGSGALELPPRHQIDLLQFVLDNMGEGVMVCDRDSRLVLFNRGASAICGADLRGVDLNAAGDQCQLLASHDGNPIAVEEWPLSRAMRGEEVNNAQFIVRGPARASDLWVEIFARPVRTDDGTILGGMVVISDINERKIAEEHTKRAQALAREAERLRSEFLSNMSHEIRTPLNGIIGMTQLLLGTELSPEQREYAETVQLSTDLLFGMVNDLLDFSNLAAGKVVLQQIDFDLLQVVETAVGLFGERAQRSNVELILDVDDEVPRLLRGDPARLQQVLVNLISNAVKFTERGEIVLRLVKEEESAAATAVRCEVRDTGIGIAPEAQKLLFQPFSQVDGSTTRKYGGSGLGLAISAQLVERMGGRIEVESEPGRGSVFRFTMRLHKQRPFVSAATDLRAELKRMRLLVVEDNATLSASLCKRLAGWGVHADAAADGARALHLLCTGAAAGTPYDAAIVDLHAPAGGGVHLMRAIKADPAISGTWLIATSSPDAEASSRARDSLQADRWLARPIRPSQLLLILGDLQKHRHREQQARHGVNGALIGEAQSRRQPPNALRVLVVEDNAINQKLALNQLRKLGYAADAIDNGPAALEMLARGSYAAVLMDCQMPKMDGYATTAEIRRRESGLQHTIIIAMTAFAQEGARERCFAAGMDDYMAKPVRLEALEAALARWVPLNGAANAHNGAGRAGASSSCDSIDPEVMIELLDLSRGCESGDFLRELIDMFYGELDSRLASMREASLHGQLSALDERAHEFKGSCLSLGLARMARLCSQLEVLAREGSGEGAQPLLDEIEHEARVVRPLLEAERSCASREGSAPRPSNSH from the coding sequence ATGGCGGACCTTTCCGGAATCGGAGCCAACATGCTGGAGTTTCTGAGAGCGCGATCCAGGCGCAGCGGCGCGCCCGCGTCCTCCGACGCGGCCGGCTCGGGCGCGCTCGAGCTACCACCTCGTCATCAGATCGACCTGCTGCAGTTCGTGCTCGACAATATGGGCGAGGGCGTGATGGTTTGCGATCGGGATTCGCGCCTGGTGCTGTTCAACCGCGGCGCAAGCGCGATCTGTGGCGCCGACCTGCGAGGGGTCGACCTCAACGCCGCCGGCGACCAATGCCAGTTGCTCGCCTCTCATGACGGAAACCCGATCGCGGTGGAGGAGTGGCCGCTCTCCCGTGCGATGCGGGGCGAGGAAGTCAACAACGCGCAGTTCATCGTGCGTGGGCCGGCCAGGGCGTCCGACTTGTGGGTCGAAATCTTCGCGCGCCCGGTCAGAACCGACGACGGCACCATCCTTGGCGGGATGGTGGTGATAAGCGACATCAACGAGAGAAAAATTGCCGAGGAGCATACAAAACGCGCCCAGGCGCTCGCGCGCGAGGCGGAACGGCTGCGCTCCGAGTTCCTCAGCAACATGAGCCACGAAATCCGCACCCCGCTCAACGGCATTATCGGAATGACGCAGCTGCTGCTCGGCACCGAGCTCAGCCCCGAGCAGCGCGAGTACGCCGAGACCGTGCAACTGAGCACCGACCTGCTGTTCGGAATGGTCAACGATCTGCTGGATTTCTCCAATCTCGCCGCGGGCAAGGTTGTGCTGCAGCAGATCGACTTCGACCTTCTGCAGGTAGTCGAGACCGCGGTCGGGCTCTTCGGCGAACGCGCGCAGCGCAGCAACGTCGAGCTTATTCTTGATGTCGACGATGAGGTGCCGCGTCTGCTCCGGGGCGATCCCGCGCGGCTTCAGCAGGTGCTGGTGAACCTGATCAGCAACGCGGTCAAGTTCACCGAGCGCGGCGAGATAGTTCTGCGCCTGGTGAAAGAAGAGGAGTCCGCAGCCGCAACGGCCGTGCGCTGCGAGGTGCGGGATACCGGGATTGGGATCGCGCCCGAGGCGCAGAAGCTGCTCTTTCAACCGTTTTCCCAGGTTGACGGTTCGACCACGCGCAAGTACGGCGGTTCGGGGTTGGGGCTGGCCATCTCGGCGCAGCTGGTCGAGCGAATGGGAGGGCGGATCGAGGTCGAGAGCGAGCCCGGCCGCGGATCCGTGTTTCGCTTCACGATGAGGTTGCACAAGCAGCGCCCCTTCGTGAGCGCTGCGACGGATTTGCGCGCCGAGCTTAAACGCATGCGGCTGCTGGTGGTCGAGGACAACGCGACGCTGAGCGCGAGCCTCTGCAAGCGGCTCGCGGGATGGGGCGTGCACGCCGACGCGGCGGCCGACGGCGCGCGCGCGCTGCACTTGCTGTGCACCGGCGCCGCTGCGGGAACGCCGTACGACGCGGCGATCGTCGATCTGCACGCACCCGCCGGCGGCGGCGTTCATCTCATGCGCGCGATCAAGGCGGACCCGGCGATCAGCGGCACCTGGCTTATCGCCACCAGTTCGCCCGACGCGGAAGCTTCGAGCCGGGCGCGAGATTCGTTGCAAGCCGACCGCTGGCTCGCACGGCCTATCAGGCCGTCGCAACTCCTGCTCATCCTGGGCGACCTTCAGAAGCACAGACATCGCGAGCAGCAGGCCAGACACGGCGTCAACGGCGCGCTGATCGGAGAAGCTCAATCGCGCCGCCAGCCCCCCAATGCCTTGCGGGTGCTGGTAGTCGAGGACAACGCGATCAACCAGAAGCTTGCGCTCAACCAGTTGCGCAAGCTTGGCTACGCCGCCGACGCGATCGACAACGGCCCCGCTGCGCTGGAAATGCTGGCGCGCGGATCATACGCGGCGGTCCTGATGGATTGCCAGATGCCGAAGATGGACGGCTACGCGACCACCGCCGAGATTCGGCGGCGCGAATCAGGCCTCCAGCACACGATCATCATCGCGATGACCGCCTTTGCCCAGGAGGGAGCGCGCGAGCGATGTTTTGCCGCCGGCATGGACGACTACATGGCCAAGCCCGTAAGGCTGGAGGCGCTCGAGGCGGCGCTGGCGCGCTGGGTCCCGTTGAATGGGGCCGCAAACGCGCACAACGGCGCAGGCCGGGCGGGGGCTTCCTCGAGTTGCGACAGTATCGATCCCGAGGTGATGATCGAGCTGCTCGACCTCTCGCGCGGATGCGAAAGCGGCGATTTCCTGCGGGAGCTTATCGATATGTTCTACGGCGAACTGGACTCCCGGCTGGCCTCGATGCGCGAAGCCTCGTTGCACGGCCAGCTGAGCGCGCTCGACGAGCGCGCTCACGAATTCAAGGGCTCGTGTCTTAGCCTGGGCCTCGCCCGGATGGCGAGGCTGTGCAGCCAACTCGAAGTCCTGGCGCGCGAAGGGTCGGGTGAAGGGGCGCAGCCGCTGCTCGACGAGATCGAACATGAGGCGAGAGTCGTCCGCCCGCTGCTCGAAGCCGAAAGATCGTGCGCGTCGCGCGAGGGCAGCGCTCCGCGCCCGTCAAATTCGCATTGA
- a CDS encoding helix-turn-helix domain-containing protein, which yields MTVEEVSEYLHVHPSTIYRLIKRRKIPAFRIGSDWRFNIETIDKWRSQMEGGVPETPKSKT from the coding sequence ATGACCGTGGAGGAGGTTTCAGAGTATCTGCACGTTCATCCCTCCACCATCTACCGGCTAATCAAACGGCGTAAGATTCCAGCCTTTCGGATCGGCAGCGACTGGCGCTTCAATATCGAGACCATCGACAAATGGCGGTCGCAGATGGAAGGCGGCGTTCCCGAAACACCCAAGAGCAAAACTTAG
- a CDS encoding CoA transferase: MGKLPLSRFKVIDLTRARSGPTAVRQLADWGADVLKIETPDNDATEVGSRAGPDFQNLHRNKRSLTLNLKHPEALEILQRLAASADVLVENYRPDVKRRLGIDYEKMRAINPRLVYASISGFGQDGPYADRPGLDQIAQGMGGLMSITGLPGQGPVRVGIAVADLTAGIFCAMGILLALLEREESGEGQWVQTSLLAAQVAMLDFQAARWLLGKEVPEQAGNNHPTSIPTGVFATADGYINIAASGHELFARLCKALGAEQLAADPAYSSGKARLGNRDRLNAAIEAITRTRPSAEWVEVLNRAGVPCGPIYRIDQVFADPQVRHLGIARAIENAAHGRQVLVGQAVNLSRTPWEVRTPTPEKGEHTDAVLGTLGYDAAAIAGLRARGAI, translated from the coding sequence ATGGGCAAGCTTCCGCTTTCGCGCTTCAAGGTCATCGACCTAACTCGCGCCCGCTCTGGACCTACGGCGGTGCGCCAGCTCGCCGACTGGGGCGCCGACGTCCTGAAAATCGAGACGCCCGATAACGACGCCACCGAAGTCGGCTCGCGTGCGGGTCCGGATTTCCAGAATCTCCATCGCAACAAGCGAAGCCTGACACTCAACCTCAAGCATCCCGAGGCGCTCGAAATCCTCCAACGGCTGGCGGCCAGCGCCGACGTGCTGGTCGAAAACTATCGCCCCGATGTGAAACGCCGCCTCGGCATCGATTACGAGAAGATGCGGGCGATCAATCCGCGCCTGGTCTACGCGAGCATCTCAGGTTTCGGCCAGGACGGACCCTACGCCGATCGTCCGGGTCTCGACCAGATTGCGCAGGGGATGGGCGGTTTGATGTCGATAACCGGCCTGCCCGGCCAGGGTCCGGTCCGCGTGGGGATCGCGGTCGCCGATCTCACCGCAGGGATCTTTTGCGCGATGGGCATTCTGCTCGCGCTGCTCGAACGGGAAGAATCGGGCGAAGGACAGTGGGTGCAAACCTCCCTGCTGGCGGCGCAGGTGGCGATGCTGGATTTCCAGGCGGCGCGCTGGCTGCTTGGCAAAGAGGTGCCGGAACAGGCCGGCAACAATCATCCGACCTCGATTCCGACCGGCGTCTTCGCCACCGCCGACGGATACATCAATATCGCCGCTTCCGGCCATGAACTGTTCGCGCGCCTGTGCAAGGCGCTCGGCGCGGAGCAACTCGCCGCCGATCCGGCGTACTCGAGCGGAAAGGCGCGCCTTGGCAACCGCGACCGGCTCAACGCCGCGATCGAGGCGATCACGCGCACCCGCCCGTCGGCCGAATGGGTCGAGGTTCTCAACCGCGCCGGCGTTCCGTGCGGCCCAATCTACCGTATCGACCAGGTCTTCGCCGATCCGCAGGTGCGCCATCTCGGTATCGCACGCGCGATCGAGAACGCCGCACATGGACGCCAGGTGCTGGTCGGCCAGGCGGTGAATCTCAGCCGCACCCCGTGGGAGGTGCGGACGCCGACGCCCGAGAAGGGCGAGCATACCGACGCGGTGTTGGGCACGCTTGGATACGACGCCGCGGCAATCGCCGGACTGCGCGCGCGCGGCGCGATCTGA
- a CDS encoding TauD/TfdA family dioxygenase: MAITVCPVTESFAAEIGDIDLSRPLDSADLAAIKQAFWDYGVLIFPDQELTDEQHLDFSRHFGPLETTIAALNPGARLRVSDKLADVSNLNSRSAIWGEKSRTRMLQLANRLWHTDSSFKYLPARASLLYARTIPPLGGRTEFADLRAAYDALDDGLKRRLEGLVAEHALAFSRARIGFTAFTEAERNNLPPVPQVMSRTIPENGRKTLYVASHIGHIAGMPDVEARALVDRLIAHATQRQFVYSHRWRVHDLVMWDDRCTMHRGTDFDDLRWPRDVRRATVNDVANTCEQEGIAVAPPAPGAAANAEDY; this comes from the coding sequence ATGGCAATCACGGTATGTCCGGTGACGGAGAGTTTCGCCGCCGAGATCGGCGACATCGATTTGTCGCGACCGCTCGATTCCGCCGACCTTGCGGCGATCAAGCAGGCGTTCTGGGATTACGGGGTGCTGATATTTCCGGATCAGGAACTCACCGACGAGCAGCACCTGGATTTCTCCCGCCACTTCGGACCGCTGGAGACCACTATCGCGGCCTTGAACCCGGGCGCGAGACTGCGCGTCTCGGACAAGCTCGCCGACGTTTCGAACCTCAACTCGCGGAGCGCAATCTGGGGCGAGAAAAGCCGGACGCGCATGCTGCAGCTGGCCAATCGTCTGTGGCATACCGACAGCTCGTTCAAGTATCTGCCGGCGCGCGCCTCGCTCCTCTATGCGCGCACGATTCCGCCCCTCGGCGGGCGCACCGAGTTCGCCGACCTGCGCGCCGCTTACGACGCGCTCGACGACGGCCTTAAGCGCCGGCTCGAAGGCTTGGTCGCCGAACACGCGCTTGCCTTTTCGCGCGCGCGCATCGGTTTCACCGCCTTCACCGAGGCCGAGCGCAACAACCTGCCGCCGGTGCCCCAGGTGATGTCGCGGACGATTCCGGAAAACGGCAGAAAGACGCTTTATGTCGCGTCACACATCGGCCATATCGCCGGGATGCCCGACGTTGAGGCGCGCGCGCTGGTCGATCGGCTGATCGCGCACGCCACCCAGCGCCAGTTCGTATACAGCCATCGATGGCGCGTGCACGACCTCGTGATGTGGGACGATCGCTGCACGATGCATCGCGGCACCGACTTCGACGATCTGCGCTGGCCGCGCGACGTCCGCCGCGCCACCGTCAACGACGTCGCCAACACCTGCGAGCAAGAGGGCATCGCGGTCGCGCCCCCTGCACCGGGCGCGGCGGCAAACGCCGAAGACTACTAA
- a CDS encoding CmcJ/NvfI family oxidoreductase, which translates to MNESTHSGEVVGSVEAALNYLAESAEKPVTYMYKTEDGAPQRTYHNIKHTMTILNGRAVDERLTLDGQGFALVHHPTAVTNFYDEAEVRAIYYPEVERLVKQATGAVRVVVFDHNVRCGPMAKEGRNGAREPVRFAHNDYTLKSGPQRVRDLLGAEAETLLKNRFTFINVWRPIRGPVEEAPLAVCDAQSMRLADFVPTDLKYRDRTGEVYSVSFNPEHRWFYFPRMLRDEALLLKCYDSAADGRARWTAHTAFDDPTSPPDAAPRESIEARTIAFFAPEKRN; encoded by the coding sequence ATGAATGAAAGCACCCATAGCGGCGAGGTTGTTGGCAGTGTCGAGGCCGCGCTGAACTACCTCGCCGAGAGCGCCGAAAAGCCGGTCACCTACATGTACAAGACCGAAGACGGCGCGCCGCAGCGGACCTACCACAACATCAAGCACACGATGACGATTCTGAACGGCCGCGCCGTTGACGAGCGGCTGACCCTGGACGGCCAGGGCTTCGCGCTGGTTCATCACCCGACCGCGGTCACCAACTTCTACGACGAGGCCGAGGTCCGCGCTATCTACTATCCCGAAGTTGAGCGCCTGGTGAAGCAGGCGACGGGAGCGGTGCGGGTGGTGGTTTTCGATCACAACGTGCGCTGCGGGCCGATGGCGAAAGAGGGGCGCAACGGCGCGCGCGAGCCGGTTCGCTTCGCACACAACGACTACACGCTTAAATCCGGACCGCAACGCGTGCGCGATCTGCTGGGCGCCGAGGCCGAGACGCTGCTCAAGAACCGCTTCACGTTCATCAACGTATGGCGGCCGATTCGCGGCCCCGTTGAAGAAGCGCCGCTTGCGGTATGCGACGCGCAGAGCATGCGCCTTGCCGACTTCGTTCCGACCGATCTCAAGTACCGCGATCGCACGGGCGAGGTTTACTCGGTCTCCTTCAATCCGGAGCATCGATGGTTCTATTTTCCGCGGATGCTGCGCGATGAAGCGCTGCTGCTGAAATGTTACGATTCCGCCGCCGACGGGCGTGCGCGCTGGACCGCGCATACCGCCTTCGACGATCCGACCTCTCCCCCCGACGCCGCGCCGCGCGAGAGTATCGAGGCGCGCACGATCGCTTTTTTCGCGCCTGAGAAAAGGAATTAG
- the gltX gene encoding glutamate--tRNA ligase — MTVRTRYAPSPTGALHIGNVRSGLFAYLYARHSGGEFILRIDDTDQERSTEESLAEILESLRWLGMEWDKGPPDRSYFQSSRFDRYREGALQLLREKKAYPCHCTAEELEAKRKQAEREHRKPGYDGKCRDLPFSPDLELPDKRAGRNYTIRFRSPRTGQTVVEDHVKGRAVFDNAELDDLIIFRSDGVPTYNFATVLDDADFGITHVVRGDDHLPNTPRQMQIFYALGLKPPEYAHLPMVMGPDGQKLSKRHGATSVFAYRDAGYFPEALLNYLARLGWSHGDQEVFSKKELVDYFGFEACGKSAGIFNAEKLLWLNFHYMKERPLPQLAREVIPFIKRAGYADIPGDQAWLEKMIATLRERAKTLVELVEFAKFYLRGAIEIDPKAAAKFLKPETARPLEALAHEIESISGDFDEAAVQAAFERVLGRFEMKLGQLAQPVRVALTGGTVSPGIYEVIAVLGKARTVARLRAALERIQPG; from the coding sequence GTGACCGTACGTACCCGCTACGCGCCGAGCCCGACCGGCGCGCTGCATATCGGCAACGTGCGCTCGGGATTGTTCGCCTACCTGTATGCGCGCCACAGCGGCGGCGAGTTCATCCTCCGCATCGACGACACCGACCAGGAGCGCTCGACCGAGGAGTCGCTCGCCGAGATTCTTGAAAGCCTGCGATGGCTCGGGATGGAGTGGGATAAGGGACCGCCCGATCGCAGCTATTTCCAGTCAAGCCGCTTCGACCGCTATCGCGAGGGCGCGCTTCAGTTGCTGCGCGAGAAAAAGGCCTATCCCTGCCATTGCACCGCCGAGGAACTGGAGGCGAAGCGCAAGCAGGCCGAACGCGAGCATCGCAAGCCCGGCTACGACGGCAAGTGCCGCGACCTGCCGTTCTCGCCGGACCTCGAGCTTCCCGACAAGCGCGCCGGGCGCAATTACACGATTCGCTTCCGGTCGCCGCGCACCGGCCAGACCGTGGTCGAAGACCACGTCAAGGGCCGCGCCGTGTTCGATAACGCGGAACTCGACGACCTGATCATCTTCCGCTCCGACGGCGTGCCGACCTACAATTTCGCCACCGTGCTCGACGACGCCGACTTCGGCATCACCCACGTCGTCCGCGGCGACGACCATCTTCCCAACACGCCGCGCCAGATGCAGATTTTCTACGCGCTCGGGCTCAAGCCGCCCGAATACGCGCATCTGCCGATGGTGATGGGGCCCGACGGGCAGAAGCTCTCCAAGCGCCACGGCGCGACGTCGGTCTTTGCCTATCGCGACGCCGGCTACTTTCCCGAAGCCTTGTTGAACTACCTGGCACGGCTCGGATGGTCGCACGGCGACCAGGAGGTCTTTTCCAAAAAGGAGCTGGTTGATTATTTCGGCTTCGAGGCCTGCGGCAAATCGGCCGGCATATTTAACGCCGAGAAACTTCTGTGGTTGAACTTTCACTACATGAAGGAGCGGCCGTTGCCCCAGCTAGCGCGCGAGGTCATCCCATTCATCAAACGCGCCGGCTATGCGGATATTCCCGGCGACCAGGCCTGGCTCGAAAAGATGATCGCGACGCTTCGCGAGCGGGCCAAGACGCTGGTCGAGCTGGTCGAATTCGCGAAGTTCTATCTGCGCGGCGCGATTGAAATCGATCCCAAGGCCGCCGCCAAATTCCTCAAGCCCGAGACCGCGCGGCCGCTGGAAGCGCTCGCGCACGAAATCGAATCGATCTCCGGCGACTTCGACGAGGCGGCGGTGCAGGCGGCGTTCGAGCGGGTGCTCGGGCGGTTCGAGATGAAGCTTGGCCAGCTCGCGCAGCCCGTGCGCGTCGCGCTGACCGGCGGTACGGTCAGTCCGGGAATTTACGAGGTTATAGCGGTGCTCGGCAAGGCGCGAACCGTCGCGCGATTACGGGCCGCGCTTGAGCGAATCCAACCGGGCTGA
- the guaA gene encoding glutamine-hydrolyzing GMP synthase: MILILDFGSQYTQLIARRVREAKVYCEIHPYNLAIEKIRAMHPRGIILSGGPASLYEADAPDIAPEVLRIGCPVLGICYGLYVIAQHLGAHSAGAGKREYGPAELIIDRRDELFEGLADREFPVWMSHGDRVEEIPSALEAIAHSGNSPYAAVRSHDGLLRGIQFHPEVAHTPCGIRVLGNFVHRICGEAGDWTPAAFVETKLGEIRARVGGDGRVLMGLSGGVDSSVAAVLIHRAIGDRLKCVFVDTGLLRAGERERMETVFAGQLGISLSVVDASELFFKRLAGVLDPEQKRRIIGHTFIEVFEKEAERLGGAKFLGQGTLYPDVIESVSFKGPSAVIKSHHNVGGLPERMRLELVEPLRELFKDEARAVGRELGLGADVVDREPFPGPGLAVRIVGEVTRERVELLRRADLIVMEEIAAAGLGARLWQAFAVLLPLKTVGVMGDGRSYESVIAIRAVESSDGMTADWARIDPGVLAHLSNRITNEARGVNRVVYDITSKPPATIEWE, from the coding sequence GTGATCCTGATCCTGGATTTCGGCAGCCAGTACACGCAGCTAATCGCTCGCCGCGTGCGCGAGGCCAAGGTCTATTGCGAGATTCATCCCTACAATCTTGCGATCGAAAAGATTCGCGCGATGCATCCGCGCGGAATCATCCTCTCCGGCGGCCCGGCGAGCCTCTACGAGGCCGACGCGCCGGATATCGCGCCCGAGGTGTTGCGCATCGGATGCCCGGTGCTGGGAATTTGCTACGGGCTCTACGTGATCGCGCAGCATCTGGGCGCGCATAGCGCGGGCGCCGGCAAGCGCGAGTACGGTCCGGCCGAGCTCATAATCGACCGTCGCGATGAATTGTTCGAGGGGCTCGCCGACCGCGAATTCCCGGTATGGATGAGCCACGGCGACCGCGTCGAAGAAATTCCGTCCGCGCTCGAAGCGATCGCGCACAGCGGCAATTCGCCGTATGCGGCGGTGCGCTCGCACGACGGTCTGCTCCGCGGCATCCAGTTCCATCCCGAGGTCGCCCACACGCCGTGCGGGATCCGGGTGCTCGGTAACTTCGTGCACCGGATTTGCGGCGAGGCGGGCGATTGGACGCCGGCCGCTTTCGTCGAGACCAAGCTCGGCGAGATTCGCGCCCGCGTCGGCGGCGACGGTCGCGTGCTGATGGGGCTCTCGGGCGGGGTCGATTCGTCGGTCGCCGCCGTGCTCATCCATCGCGCGATCGGCGACCGCCTCAAGTGCGTCTTCGTGGACACCGGCCTCCTGCGCGCGGGCGAGCGCGAGCGGATGGAGACGGTGTTCGCCGGGCAACTGGGAATCTCGCTCAGCGTGGTGGATGCCTCCGAGCTTTTTTTCAAGCGCCTCGCCGGCGTGCTCGACCCCGAGCAGAAGCGGCGCATCATCGGCCACACCTTTATCGAAGTTTTCGAAAAGGAGGCCGAGCGGCTTGGCGGCGCGAAATTCCTCGGCCAGGGAACGCTCTATCCGGACGTGATCGAGTCAGTCTCGTTCAAGGGCCCCTCGGCCGTGATCAAGTCGCATCACAACGTCGGCGGATTGCCGGAGCGGATGCGCCTGGAGCTGGTCGAGCCGCTGCGCGAGCTGTTCAAGGACGAAGCGCGCGCGGTCGGCCGCGAACTGGGCCTTGGTGCCGACGTCGTCGATCGCGAGCCGTTCCCGGGCCCGGGCCTGGCGGTGCGGATCGTGGGCGAGGTGACGCGCGAGCGCGTGGAGCTATTGCGCCGCGCCGACCTGATCGTGATGGAGGAGATCGCGGCGGCCGGGTTAGGCGCGCGGCTCTGGCAGGCGTTTGCGGTGTTGCTGCCGCTCAAGACCGTGGGCGTGATGGGCGACGGGCGCAGCTACGAGAGCGTGATCGCGATTCGCGCGGTCGAGTCGTCAGACGGGATGACCGCGGACTGGGCGCGGATCGATCCGGGGGTGCTCGCGCATCTCTCCAACCGCATCACCAACGAGGCGCGCGGCGTCAACCGCGTCGTCTATGACATCACCTCCAAGCCGCCCGCGACCATCGAATGGGAGTAG